The region CACTACTAACCAACCGTCTGGTGAGGCCATGAATCCTAGAGGAGAACTTGCTACTCCTGTCATTTTCTTACGGCAGTGCAATCTCTACCCGAATGGATCTTGTATCCACAGATAAAGGTAGCTTTCATCCCTAGTCAAACAATCTTCCTCGCTTTTCAGCAGACGGAAatcattatagaaaaccacaaccagtaAAAATGCAGAGGTGAACTGACTGTGAAGTGTCGGCTTCCAATTAATACACTGACAACACAGCCCTACACGTAAGGCTCAGGGAATGtttcagaaagggagagagacacaaagattATAAGAGTCATAGGATCAAGACAGTCTCAAAAGAGGATGAaagtggggtggggcaggcaaTAGGGGTGAATCTGGGAAGAGTACAGAGGGGACTGTAGGATAAATATGATTAAGATATGTCATATGAacttcaaaaataattaatagaaatgggatgtaatttttaaaaggtatagaAATATTAATCACCAATTTAATTATTGAGTAACAAATAATTATGTTCTATCACACATTGAGATGAAGTTAGATATGCAAAACTGTTTTTCCaattacaactttaaaaaaataaaaaatgaagattttagtcataacagaaataaatgtacaaacatatcaaaaccaaacaagctatcagaaatatatttgaaatcatggagaagaatgaagaagaggaggatacTACAATCTTGGCATATAAAAGTCAATATTTCAGAGATGTTTATAAAGtgaatttattatctttttgaaGAAACCAATatttgtagctgggtggtggtggtgcatgcatttaatcccagactcagaggcagaagcaagctaaTCTCTCTGTGAGCCCAagatcaccctggtctacagagtgaattccaagactcCAAGACTattctgagaaaccctgtcttgaaaatccaaataatagtaataatgatattTCTTGTAATTGTAATTGTAATTGTGGGTGTTTGGTCTCCTCCTATGTCTGGGCACCACGCGCATGCaatgcccatgaaggccagaagagggtgcagatCTACTGGGGTTAGAGTTCCTGACAGTTGGGAGctaccttctgggtgctgggacttgatgAGAGTCCTCAGAAGAGCAGCTGGGTTCTCTCAAACtggagctacctctccagcccatgaatttGTAGTCTTACAAAAtactctaatttaaaaaatatatatataaagcttgccaggcggtggtgacacatgcctttaatcctagcacttgggaggcagaggcaggcagatctctgtgagtctgaggacaggctgatcttcaagAGCTAGGACAAGAACGTGCTCCAAAGCTTCAAAGAAATCCTGTAtgaaaaaattacacacacacacacacacatacacacacacaccaccaccaccaacaacaacaacaggtgAACATTACAATCAATTTTGACGAAAGAGAACACTAACAATTCAACTCCATTTAGGCAATATTGGCCTCCCAAGAGTTCAGTGCTTGCCTTCCATAGGCCTTAATTCCTTTCTAAGTAAATATGTTTATTGTGTTTGAATTTAAAGTGCTTgtggaaattgtttttttttccttttgtggaaaTGCATGATACAAACTTTAGCTATCTCTGGGAACTTGAGAGCCTAAAATACTCTCTGGACTACAGAAGAAGCTTCCCTGACTTAGGAACCTTCATACTGGGCAACTATATTTTAGCTGGCAACCATAGAATCTAGAGGATAGGGTTTGGCCaggagagagatagctcagtggctaagaacacttgcttctcttccagaggaccctggttctgcTCCCAGCGCTGACTTCCCTGCTCCTAAATGAGGTTAACACCAGTTCTAGCAGGAACACTAAGCCCTCTTTTGATCCCAGTAGGGTCCAGCACTCGTGGCATACACTGGCACAGACAGCTTTAaaacaggaggggagaggagggtagGACCGACTTTAACATAAAGAGAGCCCTGTTTTTGGaaggacagaaacaaacaaaggatggtgttttctagaaagGGTAGATTTTCAGTCCTTCACTGGATGGTGGCCATGGCAACCTTCTCTTTTCAACAGGTCATCTTAAAGCTAAGTGGTGACAAACCCGTTTATTAGCCTTCCTAAGCCCCGCCCCTACCAGCTGTGACACGGGTACTTCTATCTAGTCCCCGGATGTGAGAAGAGCCTGGCGGGTCGGCCTCCACCTTGTGTGGCCTCCTCTCCTCTCGTGTCCCGGCTACTTCGATGGGACCCCCTCAGGTACCATCACAGATTTTGTCCTCTCACCAACTGCCTCTTCCAAAGCCCCGTCTCCTCTAACGCCCCTGTCGACTGTCTTTTGGGGCCAGCAACTTCCTGTTTGTCCTGTCATCATCGTCCGTAGTCATCTAGCATCGTCCTGGCCATTGCGGTCCGAGTAGCCATTGTTGTCCTTAACTGAACCCATTCAAGGCCTTGGTGAGGGATCTAATAGGTCATGTCTGCCACAGGGGATCAAGATCCAACCAGAGAGACCCGAGATGACCCGGTAGCCCTTGAGGGAGAGTGGCTACAAGAAGCTGCAGGGGGCAGCGAGATAGGCCACGAGTCCGGCCTCAATGGGGCCTCGGCCACTCCTGCCATTGAAGAGATGATGGCCGTTCATCCTAGGGGGATGGACAATGCTGGGCCTGAAAGAAACCAGGAAGAAGGGGGTGacaggagagagagctcagatgCTGAGGAAGACTCAGATATTGAACCTGTTGacgaggagggaggagaggaggagatggaaaatctaGGAGATCGAGAAGCGGTGGAGGACCATCGATTCCCAATGGCTGCCTTCCGATTCATCTTTCTGGACGTGATCCATGCCATTCTCAACCGTGTCTATTACAACGACCATGCCTCGATGGGGAACCCTCGTGAAAACGACGGAGCGATAGAAACACCTGGCCCTTCTGCTTCTGGCCACTCAAGTGAGGTCCAAGTTCCATCGGGGCCCCTTCCATCCACAGTGACGGCCGCAGGGTATGGCTGCCAGGCCCCATACACTGCAGGTCGGGCCCGAAGCCTGCCAGAAATTATCTCAACGTTTCCGGAGCTGGAGGAGCCTCCAGACTTCGAGGAAGAAGCAGATCATTACCTGCCAGAGCCACATCTTTGCATGAGAGAGCCAGCAGTTAGGGCAGCAGCCAAGGAGCAAGCAGGAGAAGAGATGGCAGCACAGGCGGCGACAACAGAAGAGCCAAAAAGGGAAGTCATCGAGCAAGCCATGACCTCAGAGGGTAAGGAAACAAGCTCTAGGGGCCTAGATGAGGAGATTGGTGCTGGGCAGCGGTTGGGAGGCAGGAAATAAGGACAAAGATTGTCACTgagagggaggctgaggccagggcTTCTCTGGGTGCAACAATTGACTCTGCTCAGTGCTGGCCTCTAGTGGGCAAAGTCATGACTGGGCGGGAAATGCCTCTAAGGTCAAATGGTTCTGGTTAAAAAATTGGTtcatgcagggcagtggtggggaAAGCcttgactcccagcactcaggaggcagagacagggggatctctgtgatcGAGGCCAGTCTATAACAACCTTTATAAGTTTTtgatttgagacagtctcatgtatccCTGATCgaccttgagctcactatgtagccatgatCTCCAAAAGACAGCTTGGGAGCTAATAGAAGGGACATCTACAGTCAAAGAACAAGCAAATGGTGTTCCTCATTTTGTTTATGGCTTTAAAAGGTGTCAAGGCTCTTAGGAGTTCGATACTCTGCATGGATAACTACTTTTTGAGCACTTGCTGGGGAAGGGAGTGTTAGTATTCACGGCTTGAGAAAAATTTACCAAGAAATTCGTACTTGAGGCAAACAGGTATCTTCCTGCCGAGGTCCTGCCCAAGGTGTAATGGATGCAATGGGGACCAAtgcttctgatgtcttcttcaaaggAGAAGAAGTGAACATCATTGCTTGGGAtatctgctgggaaagggaaagaaatgtcaCTGTGGGAATGATCAGGTGGCAGAAGTGTGAAGATTAGGGAAGGGGTAGCGTGAACAGAAAGAAGGTACCTAATTACTGGTTTCTAGTCTCTCATGTTCTTTATCCTGAGAGTAGATGTGGCTGGCACTATTGGTTGGGAATTAGGATACTTTTTTTCACTCTGGTTTTTAAGGATCTTTACTAAATAAACAGGCGAATACCATTGTAATCCCTGGAATGACAATCATGACATctttgaggaggaggaagaaaaaggagaagaacagaAGACCCAAGAACAATGTGATGATGTCAGCCCAGATCCAGCAGACTGCAGCACCGGAAAATCCAGGTTCCTGTGGTGATTTTTGAGTATCCATCACCATCCCTGCAGTCCCTTTTCAGTTGTGCCGCCTCGTTTTAAATTCTAATTCATTAATCGAGGAAACTTTACTTTGAATTCAAACAAAATTCAATTTAACTGTTTTAGAATGAGACGAAATCGCCATATACGTGCTAATCTGAAATGTAGTGTGTACTTGGTGGGATTCCTGGGTTACTCTGAGGTCATTTGTCCATCAGTGTAAGACTAATAACAAGTAGTAAAGGTATTAGACTTAACACCCGTATCAAATGCAGACCAATATCTGTACAGATTACAACTGTCAGAATAATGGTGGTTGTGGCTGGGTTGGGCACTAGCTGAGTTCTCCGTGCCTGGCCACAGTTATGCAGTCCCCTCCTACAGACAAATAGTAAACAGCTGGTACCTCAATTAGAGTCATTTTTAATGGTTAACAACTAAATGTTCATTTAgctatagatttttatattttatacaagcCCAAAGAAATTTAGTCATAATATGACCAATTAGCAccaaaccaaactgacaaagttGAAGAAAGCTTTTCTTTCAGTATCTTTAAGTGAtcagcattttcttctctttcttttctctgtccttctctcttttcttttttccctgtattttcaCAGCTGAGTGCTCCATGAAGCATGCAGAAGCCACGTGC is a window of Arvicola amphibius chromosome X, mArvAmp1.2, whole genome shotgun sequence DNA encoding:
- the LOC119804446 gene encoding cancer/testis antigen 47A-like, which codes for MSATGDQDPTRETRDDPVALEGEWLQEAAGGSEIGHESGLNGASATPAIEEMMAVHPRGMDNAGPERNQEEGGDRRESSDAEEDSDIEPVDEEGGEEEMENLGDREAVEDHRFPMAAFRFIFLDVIHAILNRVYYNDHASMGNPRENDGAIETPGPSASGHSSEVQVPSGPLPSTVTAAGYGCQAPYTAGRARSLPEIISTFPELEEPPDFEEEADHYLPEPHLCMREPAVRAAAKEQAGEEMAAQAATTEEPKREVIEQAMTSEGKETSSRGLDEEIGAGQRLGGRK